One Solanum lycopersicum chromosome 2, SLM_r2.1 genomic region harbors:
- the LOC101251429 gene encoding dirigent protein 22-like, protein MEKFLLFALLFLAITILGSSHGLDQSPKGVEKWFKKLSHAKLKMTKLHFYFHDTVTAKKPSAIQIAQANNTFQSPTLFGLVRMMDNPLTVKPEPNSKEIGRAQGIYGSASFEDIGLLMTLNLVFTDGKYNGSTLSILGHNQIFHKYRELPIVGGSGVFRLAKGSATAKTYRGDNTTQNAIVEYHVVILHY, encoded by the coding sequence ATGGAGAAGTTTTTGTTGTTTGCTCTCTTATTTTTGGCAATAACAATATTGGGTTCAAGTCATGGGCTTGATCAAAGTCCTAAAGGAGTGGAAAAATGGTTTAAAAAGCTTTCTCATGCAAAACTAAAAATGACCAAACTTCACTTCTACTTTCATGATACTGTGACTGCAAAGAAACCATCAGCAATCCAAATAGCACAAGCCAATAATACATTTCAATCACCAACATTATTTGGCTTAGTGAGGATGATGGACAATCCATTGACGGTTAAGCCCGAGCCAAACTCAAAAGAAATAGGCCGAGCCCAAGGGATCTATGGTTCCGCATCATTTGAAGATATAGGTCTTCTTATGACTCTCAACCTTGTGTTCACCGATGGTAAGTACAATGGTAGCACACTCAGTATCCTTGGGCACAATCAGATATTTCACAAGTATCGAGAATTGCCAATCGTTGGTGGTTCTGGTGTTTTCAGGCTAGCAAAAGGTAGCGCTACCGCGAAAACATACAGAGGTGATAATACCACACAAAATGCAATAGTTGAATACCATGTTGTGATTTTGCATTATTGA